Proteins from a single region of Callithrix jacchus isolate 240 chromosome 12, calJac240_pri, whole genome shotgun sequence:
- the ZNF668 gene encoding zinc finger protein 668, with protein MEVEAAEARSPAPGYKRSGRRYKCLSCTKTFPNAPRAARHAATHGPADCSEEVAEVKPKPETEAKAEEASGDKVSGSVAKPRPYACPLCPKAYKTAPELRSHGRSHTGEKPFPCPECGRRFMQPVCLRVHLASHAGELPFRCAHCPKAYGALSKLKIHQRGHTGERPYACADCGKSFADPSVFRKHRRTHAGLRPYSCERCGKAYAELKDLRNHERSHTGERPFLCSECGKSFSRSSSLTCHQRIHAAQKPYRCPACGKGFTQLSSYQSHERTHSGEKPFLCPRCGRMFSDPSSFRRHQRAHEGVKPYHCEKCGKDFRQPADLAMHRRVHTGDRPFKCLQCDKTFVASWDLKRHALVHSGQRPFRCEECGRAFAERASLTKHSRVHSGERPFHCNACGKSFVVSSSLRKHERTHRSSEAVGAPPAQELVVGLALPVGVAGEGSATPASGVGLGDPPAGLLGLPPESGGVMATQWQVVGMTVEHVECQDAGVREAPGSLEGAGEVGGEEADEKPPQFVCRECKETFSTMTLLRRHERSHPELRPFPCTQCGKSFSDRAGLRKHSRTHSSVRPYTCPHCPKAFLSASDLRKHERTHPVPMRTPTPLEPLVALLGMPEEGSA; from the exons atggaagtggaggctgcagaggccCGGTCCCCAGCCCCGGGCTATAAGCGCTCCGGCCGCCGCTACAAGTGCCTGTCCTGTACCAAGACATTTCCAAATGCGCCCAGGGCAGCGCGCCACGCTGCCACACATGGGCCAGCAGACTGCTCTGAGGAGGTGGCCGAGGTGAAGCCAAAGCCGGAGACAGAAGCCAAGGCAGAGGAAGCCAGTGGGGACAAGGTGTCAGGCTCTGTGGCTAAGCCTAGGCCCTATGCGTGCCCGCTGTGCCCCAAGGCCTACAAGACAGCACCCGAGCTGCGCAGCCATGGGCGCAGCCACACAGGGGAGAAGCCCTTTCCGTGCCCTGAGTGCGGCCGTCGCTTCATGCAGCCCGTGTGCCTCCGTGTGCACCTGGCCTCACACGCTGGCGAGCTGCCCTTCCGCTGCGCACACTGCCCCAAGGCCTATGGCGCGCTCTCCAAGCTCAAGATCCACCAGCGCGGCCACACAGGCGAGCGGCCCTACGCCTGCGCCGACTGCGGCAAGAGCTTCGCTGACCCTTCAGTGTTCCGCAAGCACCGGCGCACTCACGCTGGCCTGCGGCCCTACAGCTGTGAGCGCTGCGGCAAAGCCTACGCAGAGCTCAAGGATCTCCGCAACCATGAGCG GTCTCACACCGGGGAGCGCCCCTTCCTCTGCTCCGAGTGTGGAAAGAGCTTCTCCCGCTCCTCCTCGCTCACGTGCCACCAGCGCATCCATGCAGCGCAGAAGCCCTACCGCTGCCCAGCCTGCGGCAAGGGCTTTACACAGCTTAGTTCCTACCAGAGCCACGAGCGCACACACTCGGGGGAGAAGCCCTTCCTGTGCCCGCGCTGCGGCCGCATGTTCTCCGACCCCTCTAGCTTCCGGCGCCACCAGCGCGCGCATGAGGGGGTGAAGCCATACCACTGCGAGAAATGCGGCAAGGACTTCCGGCAGCCGGCGGACCTGGCCATGCACCGGCGTGTGCACACAGGTGACCGGCCGTTCAAGTGCCTGCAGTGTGACAAGACATTTGTGGCTTCCTGGGACCTCAAGCGGCACGCACTGGTGCACTCTGGCCAGCGGCCCTTCCGCTGCGAGGAGTGCGGGCGAGCCTTCGCCGAGCGTGCCAGCCTCACGAAGCACAGCCGGGTGCACTCGGGGGAGCGCCCCTTCCACTGTAATGCGTGCGGGAAATCCTTTGTGGTGTCCTCGAGCCTGAGGAAGCATGAGCGGACCCATCGAAGCAGTGAGGCCGTGGGGGCGCCTCCTGCACAGGAGCTGGTGGTGGGGTTGGCGCTGCCTGTGGGCGTGGCAGGTGAGGGCTCTGCCACCCCGGCATCAGGGGTGGGGCTAGGGGACCCTCCAGCAGGGCTGCTAGGGCTGCCTCCGGAGTCAGGTGGTGTGATGGCCACACAGTGGCAGGTGGTGGGCATGACGGTGGAGCATGTGGAATGCCAAGATGCTGGTGTCCGGGAGGCTCCTGGTTCCTTGGAAGGGGCAGGCGAGGTGGGGGGTGAGGAGGCTGATGAGAAGCCCCCCCAGTTTGTGTGCCGAGAGTGCAAGGAGACCTTCTCCACGATGACGCTGCTGCGTCGGCACGAGCGCTCACACCCGGAGCTCCGACCCTTTCCCTGCACCCAGTGCGGCAAGAGCTTCTCAGACCGGGCTGGGCTACGCAAACACAGCCGCACTCACAGCTCAGTGCGCCCCTACACCTGCCCCCATTGTCCCAAGGCCTTCTTGAGTGCCAGCGACCTACGCAAGCACGAACGCACTCACCCTGTGCCCATGAGAACCCCCACACCCCTGGAGCCCCTGGTGGCTTTGCTAGGAATGCCTGAAGAGGGGTCAGCCTAA